The proteins below are encoded in one region of Acidithiobacillus ferrooxidans ATCC 23270:
- the dapF gene encoding diaminopimelate epimerase, which produces MSALRFTKMQGLGNDFVVFDGIRQRVDLPPEMVRTIADRHFGIGCDQILLVEAAASPDCDFRYRIFNADGTEVAQCGNGARCFAVFVRRAKLTGKDIITVETRTGRLILHHRGNGNITVHMGVPRLVPADVPFRADEESPEYLLSAGKHTLRIAAVGMGNPHAVLRVASAAEAPVATLGPRIETHPAFPERCNVGFMEIRDRNHIQLRVWERGAGETLACGSNACAAVVAGIRWDELDHAVAVTLPGGTLEIEWAGPGHPVMMTGPAQVVFDGVWPLPAKIRHIEEGS; this is translated from the coding sequence TTGTCCGCCCTGCGTTTTACCAAAATGCAGGGCTTGGGTAACGACTTCGTCGTTTTTGATGGCATCCGTCAGCGCGTCGATCTACCCCCGGAGATGGTCCGCACCATCGCCGACCGCCACTTCGGCATCGGCTGCGATCAGATCCTGCTGGTGGAGGCCGCCGCATCCCCCGATTGCGACTTCCGTTACCGCATCTTCAATGCCGATGGCACTGAAGTGGCGCAGTGCGGCAATGGCGCCCGCTGTTTTGCCGTCTTCGTGCGCCGCGCCAAGCTCACCGGCAAGGACATCATCACCGTCGAGACTCGGACGGGGCGGCTGATCCTGCATCACCGGGGAAACGGAAATATCACCGTCCATATGGGTGTTCCGCGACTCGTCCCCGCCGATGTCCCCTTCCGCGCCGATGAAGAATCCCCCGAATACCTGCTGTCCGCGGGGAAGCACACCCTGCGCATCGCCGCCGTTGGCATGGGCAACCCCCACGCAGTGCTGCGTGTCGCGAGCGCGGCGGAGGCCCCGGTGGCCACTCTGGGTCCGCGCATCGAAACACACCCGGCCTTTCCCGAGCGCTGCAACGTGGGCTTCATGGAAATCCGCGACCGCAACCATATTCAACTGCGGGTCTGGGAGCGCGGCGCGGGTGAAACCCTGGCCTGCGGCAGCAATGCCTGTGCGGCCGTGGTGGCGGGCATCCGCTGGGATGAACTGGATCATGCGGTGGCGGTGACCCTGCCCGGGGGCACTCTGGAGATCGAATGGGCGGGTCCTGGGCATCCCGTGATGATGACCGGTCCGGCGCAGGTGGTTTTCGACGGGGTTTGGCCGTTGCCGGCAAAGATCAGGCACATTGAAGAGGGATCATGA
- a CDS encoding DUF484 family protein — MATEPELETQADQVLAYLRQHPQFLWDQEDLLHTLTLPHVGRGSASSLLERQAQVLREENLRLHQRISALLGAAQQNAALGLHLSDLATELLQTPDCTTTVNTVITRLREGFQVEEMALIARAPVAGLPQFLPLEQADFQEILNGLPLLRAATGLALSPTLRSTLFGAAGAGLASFALIPLAGRHLQGGILLGSQHPDRYAEDAGADLLDQIARLVTAALDRCLAPC; from the coding sequence GTGGCTACGGAGCCTGAACTGGAAACACAGGCGGATCAGGTCCTGGCCTATCTCCGTCAGCATCCGCAATTTTTGTGGGATCAGGAAGACCTGCTCCACACCTTGACCCTGCCCCATGTCGGACGTGGTTCCGCTTCGTCCCTGCTGGAGCGGCAGGCGCAGGTGCTGCGCGAAGAAAACCTCCGGCTGCATCAGCGTATCAGCGCGCTGCTGGGTGCCGCCCAGCAGAATGCCGCACTCGGCCTGCACCTCTCCGATCTGGCTACCGAACTGTTGCAGACACCCGACTGTACCACGACCGTCAATACCGTCATCACCCGTCTGCGGGAGGGTTTTCAGGTGGAGGAAATGGCCTTGATCGCCCGCGCACCCGTGGCCGGACTGCCCCAGTTCCTACCGTTGGAGCAGGCTGATTTTCAGGAGATTCTGAACGGCCTACCGTTGTTGCGCGCCGCAACCGGGCTGGCCCTGAGCCCGACCCTGCGCAGCACCCTCTTCGGCGCGGCAGGGGCGGGACTGGCGTCCTTCGCCCTGATCCCGCTTGCCGGTCGGCATCTGCAAGGAGGGATTCTGCTCGGCAGCCAGCACCCCGACCGCTATGCCGAGGACGCCGGGGCCGACCTGCTCGACCAGATTGCCCGCCTGGTCACGGCGGCACTGGATCGCTGCCTGGCCCCATGCTGA
- a CDS encoding tyrosine recombinase XerC — MLIETAIAQFIETLRQGGRVSPATISAYSRDLHAWARFALQRGQTEIAQMDRGSLRAYLLAERSRGVSVRSLRRHFAALRALYRHLQQDAPELRNPVSGLAMPRAEQRLPDWLTVDQARLLMQPAISDTEAAPQDFTGLRDQLILELLYSSALRVSELAGLNLGDLDPHAGTVRVLGKGRKERIVPVGQPAWAALRAYLAARPAVAASDEPALFVNRRGQRLTVRSIQVRVKKLGDARLGQPLHPHTLRHSAASHLLQSSGDLRAVQEYLGHAGIGTTAIYTHMDYQQLAQVYDQAHPRSRRGDQDMKHFEGKA, encoded by the coding sequence ATGCTGATCGAAACCGCCATTGCCCAATTCATCGAAACGCTCCGGCAGGGCGGCAGGGTCAGCCCGGCCACGATCAGCGCCTATAGCCGCGATCTGCATGCCTGGGCGCGGTTTGCGCTACAGCGCGGGCAGACGGAGATCGCGCAGATGGATCGCGGCAGCCTGCGCGCCTACCTCCTGGCGGAGCGCAGCCGCGGAGTGTCCGTTCGCAGCCTGCGCCGACATTTCGCGGCGCTACGCGCCCTCTATCGCCATCTGCAGCAGGATGCGCCCGAACTGCGCAACCCGGTATCGGGGCTCGCCATGCCCAGGGCGGAGCAGCGCCTGCCCGACTGGCTGACGGTGGATCAGGCCCGCCTGCTGATGCAACCCGCCATATCCGACACGGAAGCGGCACCGCAGGATTTCACCGGGCTGCGGGATCAACTGATCCTGGAGCTGCTGTACTCCAGCGCCCTGCGCGTCAGCGAACTGGCGGGACTGAATCTGGGTGATCTGGACCCTCACGCGGGCACGGTACGGGTGCTGGGCAAGGGGCGCAAGGAACGTATCGTGCCGGTGGGACAGCCCGCCTGGGCTGCGCTCCGCGCCTACCTTGCGGCGCGACCGGCCGTGGCGGCCAGCGACGAGCCAGCCCTCTTCGTCAACCGGCGCGGCCAGCGGCTCACGGTACGCAGCATTCAGGTGCGGGTCAAAAAACTCGGCGATGCGCGGCTCGGGCAGCCACTGCATCCCCATACCCTACGCCACAGCGCTGCCAGCCATCTGCTGCAGTCATCCGGCGACTTACGCGCGGTGCAGGAATATTTAGGCCATGCGGGTATTGGCACGACCGCCATCTACACCCATATGGATTATCAGCAACTGGCGCAGGTCTACGACCAGGCGCACCCACGGTCGCGACGTGGTGACCAGGACATGAAGCACTTTGAGGGAAAAGCATGA
- the hslV gene encoding ATP-dependent protease subunit HslV, with amino-acid sequence MTDSQQMHGTTILCVRRGANVVMAGDGQVTFGNTVMKGNARKVRRIDPGVLTGFAGATADAFTLLERFEAKLKAHPGQLAKAAVELAKEWRTDRVLRRLEAMLAVADDKQSLIISGQGDVLDPEYGIIAIGSGGPYALAAARALLENSDLPAREVAKRALGIAGDICIYTNHQHTIEEL; translated from the coding sequence ATGACGGATTCGCAACAAATGCACGGCACCACCATCCTCTGTGTGCGGCGGGGCGCCAACGTGGTCATGGCCGGAGATGGCCAGGTGACCTTCGGCAATACGGTCATGAAGGGCAATGCCCGCAAGGTGCGCCGTATAGATCCGGGTGTGCTGACCGGTTTCGCTGGCGCCACAGCCGACGCCTTTACCCTGCTGGAACGTTTCGAGGCCAAACTCAAGGCCCACCCCGGTCAGTTGGCCAAGGCCGCCGTGGAACTCGCCAAGGAGTGGCGCACCGACCGGGTACTGCGCCGTCTGGAGGCCATGCTCGCCGTCGCGGACGACAAACAAAGTCTGATCATCAGCGGGCAGGGCGACGTACTGGATCCCGAATACGGCATCATCGCCATCGGTTCCGGGGGGCCCTACGCCCTGGCGGCGGCGCGTGCCCTGCTGGAAAACAGCGATCTGCCCGCCCGTGAAGTCGCCAAACGCGCACTCGGCATCGCTGGCGACATCTGCATCTATACCAACCACCAACATACGATCGAAGAGCTATGA